Proteins encoded by one window of Salarias fasciatus chromosome 1, fSalaFa1.1, whole genome shotgun sequence:
- the tdp1 gene encoding tyrosyl-DNA phosphodiesterase 1 isoform X2 — translation MSQDSQHGRWTISSSDDDGDDHLPPSGIKSEDSPGPPPVAPAPAPAPAPAPAPVKPEPESQQARNETRGRPGGKRRKDAEDSAGWTLSDSEDDDGGVKSVRNPPNTAPAGPKAKTAKAEKERPPSPHGRLYYLDEPQDFFESRLPSLNHTYRFYLNKVTGLERRYNRGALHIRDILSPFFGTLKESVQFNYCFDISWMVEQYPPEFRDRPVLIVHGDKREAKARLVQQAQPFPHVRLCQAPLDIAFGTHHTKMMLLWYEEGFRVIILTSNLIRADWYQKTQGMWMSPLFPRLPEGCSASAGESPTFFKRDLLEYLSSYRAPDLQAWIQRVSDHDLSEARVFLVASTPGRYVGADMERWGHLRLRKLLSQHTDPVPGDEEWPVIGQFSSIGSMGLDKSKWLEGEFQRTLSTLGRSSPRSNPPMHLLYPSVEDVRTSLEGYPAAGRPVALGGVRLCRISRRTCGRLQISLSWPGSWSPEHEELPCRHGSLPCVVLLLILIWISGAL, via the exons ATGTCTCAGGACAGCCAACATGGCAGGTGGACCATCTCCAGcagtgatgatgatggagacgatcatcttcctccttctgGGATAAAGAGTGAGGACTCCCCTGGTCCGCCTCCGGTggccccggctccggctccggctccggctccggctccggccccgGTGAAACCAGAACCGGAGTCCCAGCAGGCAAGGAATGAGACGAGAGGTCGTCCAGGGGGGAAGAGAAGGAAGGACGCTGAAGACAGCGCGGGCTGGACGCTGTCAGACAGCGAGGATGATGACGGGGGGGTGAAGAGTGTCAGGAACCCCCCAAACACGGCTCCTGCTGGCCCCAAAGCAAAGACGGCGAAGGCAGAGAAGGAGCGGCCCCCCAGTCCCCACGGCCGGCTCTACTACCTGGACGAGCCCCAGGACTTCTTCGAGTCGCGCCTCCCCAGTCTGAACCACACCTACCGCTTCTACCTGAACAAGGTGACCGGGCTGGAGCGCCGCTACAACCGCGGAGCGCTGCACATCAGAG ACATCCTGTCTCCATTTTTCGGGACCCTGAAAGAATCTGTCCAG TTCAACTACTGCTTTGACATTTCCTGGATGGTTGAGCAGTACCCTCCAGAGTTCAG AGATCGTCCCGTCCTGATCGTCCATGGAGACAAGAGGGAGGCCAAAGCCCGTCTGGTCCAGCAGGCTCAGCCTTTCCCACATGTTCGCCTCTGCCAG GCGCCGCTGGACATCGCGTTCGGAACTCACCACAC GAAGATGATGCTGCTGTGGTACGAGGAAGGCTTCAGAGTCATCATCCTCACTTCTAACCTGATCCGAGCAGACTGGTACCAGAAGACTCAGGG GATGTGGATGAGCCCGCTGTTTCCACGGTTACCGGAGGGATGCAGTGCCTCTGCAGGCGAGTCGCCCACCTTCTTTAAGAGGGACCTGCTGGAGTACCTGTCCTCGTACCGAGCGCCAGACCTGCAGGCCTGGATCCAGAGGGTCTCAGACCACGACCTGTCTGAGGCCAG GGTGTTTTTAGTGGCGTCCACCCCTGGGAGGTACGTGGGGGCCGACATGGAGCGCTGGGGCCACCTGAGGCTGCGGAAG CTGCTGTCCCAGCACACTGACCCTGTTCCCGGGGACGAGGAGTGGCCTGTGATTGGCCAGTTTTCCAGCATTGGCTCCATGGGCCTGGATAAGAGCAAATGGCTAGAGGGGGAGTTTCAGCGTACCCTGAGCACTCTGGGAAGGTCTTCTCCTCGCTCTAACCCCCCCATGCATCTG ctgtatCCATCAGTGGAAGATGTGAGGACAAGTTTAGAAGGTTACCCAG ccgCTGGAAGGCCAGTAGCACTGGGAGGAGTCAGGCTATGCCGCATATCAAGACGTACATGCGGGCGTCTCCAGAtttctctcagctggcctggttCCTGGTCACCAG AACATGAAGAGCTTCCCTGTAGACACGGATCCCTTCCCTgtgtcgtcctcctcctcatcctcatctggATTTCCGGTGCCCTTTGA
- the tdp1 gene encoding tyrosyl-DNA phosphodiesterase 1 isoform X1: MSQDSQHGRWTISSSDDDGDDHLPPSGIKSEDSPGPPPVAPAPAPAPAPAPAPVKPEPESQQARNETRGRPGGKRRKDAEDSAGWTLSDSEDDDGGVKSVRNPPNTAPAGPKAKTAKAEKERPPSPHGRLYYLDEPQDFFESRLPSLNHTYRFYLNKVTGLERRYNRGALHIRDILSPFFGTLKESVQFNYCFDISWMVEQYPPEFRDRPVLIVHGDKREAKARLVQQAQPFPHVRLCQAPLDIAFGTHHTKMMLLWYEEGFRVIILTSNLIRADWYQKTQGMWMSPLFPRLPEGCSASAGESPTFFKRDLLEYLSSYRAPDLQAWIQRVSDHDLSEARVFLVASTPGRYVGADMERWGHLRLRKLLSQHTDPVPGDEEWPVIGQFSSIGSMGLDKSKWLEGEFQRTLSTLGRSSPRSNPPMHLLYPSVEDVRTSLEGYPAGGSLPYSIQTAQKQLWLHQYFHRWKASSTGRSQAMPHIKTYMRASPDFSQLAWFLVTSANLSKAAWGALEKNQTQLMVRSFELGVLFVPSVFNMKSFPVDTDPFPVSSSSSSSSGFPVPFDLPPTCYSPKDQPWIWNIPYSQAPDTHGNVWVPS, translated from the exons ATGTCTCAGGACAGCCAACATGGCAGGTGGACCATCTCCAGcagtgatgatgatggagacgatcatcttcctccttctgGGATAAAGAGTGAGGACTCCCCTGGTCCGCCTCCGGTggccccggctccggctccggctccggctccggctccggccccgGTGAAACCAGAACCGGAGTCCCAGCAGGCAAGGAATGAGACGAGAGGTCGTCCAGGGGGGAAGAGAAGGAAGGACGCTGAAGACAGCGCGGGCTGGACGCTGTCAGACAGCGAGGATGATGACGGGGGGGTGAAGAGTGTCAGGAACCCCCCAAACACGGCTCCTGCTGGCCCCAAAGCAAAGACGGCGAAGGCAGAGAAGGAGCGGCCCCCCAGTCCCCACGGCCGGCTCTACTACCTGGACGAGCCCCAGGACTTCTTCGAGTCGCGCCTCCCCAGTCTGAACCACACCTACCGCTTCTACCTGAACAAGGTGACCGGGCTGGAGCGCCGCTACAACCGCGGAGCGCTGCACATCAGAG ACATCCTGTCTCCATTTTTCGGGACCCTGAAAGAATCTGTCCAG TTCAACTACTGCTTTGACATTTCCTGGATGGTTGAGCAGTACCCTCCAGAGTTCAG AGATCGTCCCGTCCTGATCGTCCATGGAGACAAGAGGGAGGCCAAAGCCCGTCTGGTCCAGCAGGCTCAGCCTTTCCCACATGTTCGCCTCTGCCAG GCGCCGCTGGACATCGCGTTCGGAACTCACCACAC GAAGATGATGCTGCTGTGGTACGAGGAAGGCTTCAGAGTCATCATCCTCACTTCTAACCTGATCCGAGCAGACTGGTACCAGAAGACTCAGGG GATGTGGATGAGCCCGCTGTTTCCACGGTTACCGGAGGGATGCAGTGCCTCTGCAGGCGAGTCGCCCACCTTCTTTAAGAGGGACCTGCTGGAGTACCTGTCCTCGTACCGAGCGCCAGACCTGCAGGCCTGGATCCAGAGGGTCTCAGACCACGACCTGTCTGAGGCCAG GGTGTTTTTAGTGGCGTCCACCCCTGGGAGGTACGTGGGGGCCGACATGGAGCGCTGGGGCCACCTGAGGCTGCGGAAG CTGCTGTCCCAGCACACTGACCCTGTTCCCGGGGACGAGGAGTGGCCTGTGATTGGCCAGTTTTCCAGCATTGGCTCCATGGGCCTGGATAAGAGCAAATGGCTAGAGGGGGAGTTTCAGCGTACCCTGAGCACTCTGGGAAGGTCTTCTCCTCGCTCTAACCCCCCCATGCATCTG ctgtatCCATCAGTGGAAGATGTGAGGACAAGTTTAGAAGGTTACCCAG CCGGAGGCTCTCTCCCCTACAGCATCCAGACGGCCCAGAAACAGCTCTGGCTGCACCAGTACTTCCA ccgCTGGAAGGCCAGTAGCACTGGGAGGAGTCAGGCTATGCCGCATATCAAGACGTACATGCGGGCGTCTCCAGAtttctctcagctggcctggttCCTGGTCACCAG TGCTAATCTGTCCAAGGCAGCATGGGGCGCTCTGGAGAAGAACCAGACTCAACTGATGGTCCGGTCCTTCGAGCTGGGCGTCCTGTTTGTCCCCTCTGTCTTT AACATGAAGAGCTTCCCTGTAGACACGGATCCCTTCCCTgtgtcgtcctcctcctcatcctcatctggATTTCCGGTGCCCTTTGACCTCCCCCCGACCTGCTACTCTCCTAAAG ATCAGCCCTGGATCTGGAACATTCCCTACAGCCAGGCCCCCGACACACACGGCAACGTGTGGGTCccctcctga
- the tdp1 gene encoding tyrosyl-DNA phosphodiesterase 1 isoform X4, with protein MSQDSQHGRWTISSSDDDGDDHLPPSGIKSEDSPGPPPVAPAPAPAPAPAPAPVKPEPESQQARNETRGRPGGKRRKDAEDSAGWTLSDSEDDDGGVKSVRNPPNTAPAGPKAKTAKAEKERPPSPHGRLYYLDEPQDFFESRLPSLNHTYRFYLNKVTGLERRYNRGALHIRDILSPFFGTLKESVQFNYCFDISWMVEQYPPEFRDRPVLIVHGDKREAKARLVQQAQPFPHVRLCQAPLDIAFGTHHTKMMLLWYEEGFRVIILTSNLIRADWYQKTQGMWMSPLFPRLPEGCSASAGESPTFFKRDLLEYLSSYRAPDLQAWIQRVSDHDLSEARVFLVASTPGRYVGADMERWGHLRLRKLLSQHTDPVPGDEEWPVIGQFSSIGSMGLDKSKWLEGEFQRTLSTLGRSSPRSNPPMHLLYPSVEDVRTSLEGYPAAGRPVALGGVRLCRISRRTCGRLQISLSWPGSWSPVLICPRQHGALWRRTRLN; from the exons ATGTCTCAGGACAGCCAACATGGCAGGTGGACCATCTCCAGcagtgatgatgatggagacgatcatcttcctccttctgGGATAAAGAGTGAGGACTCCCCTGGTCCGCCTCCGGTggccccggctccggctccggctccggctccggctccggccccgGTGAAACCAGAACCGGAGTCCCAGCAGGCAAGGAATGAGACGAGAGGTCGTCCAGGGGGGAAGAGAAGGAAGGACGCTGAAGACAGCGCGGGCTGGACGCTGTCAGACAGCGAGGATGATGACGGGGGGGTGAAGAGTGTCAGGAACCCCCCAAACACGGCTCCTGCTGGCCCCAAAGCAAAGACGGCGAAGGCAGAGAAGGAGCGGCCCCCCAGTCCCCACGGCCGGCTCTACTACCTGGACGAGCCCCAGGACTTCTTCGAGTCGCGCCTCCCCAGTCTGAACCACACCTACCGCTTCTACCTGAACAAGGTGACCGGGCTGGAGCGCCGCTACAACCGCGGAGCGCTGCACATCAGAG ACATCCTGTCTCCATTTTTCGGGACCCTGAAAGAATCTGTCCAG TTCAACTACTGCTTTGACATTTCCTGGATGGTTGAGCAGTACCCTCCAGAGTTCAG AGATCGTCCCGTCCTGATCGTCCATGGAGACAAGAGGGAGGCCAAAGCCCGTCTGGTCCAGCAGGCTCAGCCTTTCCCACATGTTCGCCTCTGCCAG GCGCCGCTGGACATCGCGTTCGGAACTCACCACAC GAAGATGATGCTGCTGTGGTACGAGGAAGGCTTCAGAGTCATCATCCTCACTTCTAACCTGATCCGAGCAGACTGGTACCAGAAGACTCAGGG GATGTGGATGAGCCCGCTGTTTCCACGGTTACCGGAGGGATGCAGTGCCTCTGCAGGCGAGTCGCCCACCTTCTTTAAGAGGGACCTGCTGGAGTACCTGTCCTCGTACCGAGCGCCAGACCTGCAGGCCTGGATCCAGAGGGTCTCAGACCACGACCTGTCTGAGGCCAG GGTGTTTTTAGTGGCGTCCACCCCTGGGAGGTACGTGGGGGCCGACATGGAGCGCTGGGGCCACCTGAGGCTGCGGAAG CTGCTGTCCCAGCACACTGACCCTGTTCCCGGGGACGAGGAGTGGCCTGTGATTGGCCAGTTTTCCAGCATTGGCTCCATGGGCCTGGATAAGAGCAAATGGCTAGAGGGGGAGTTTCAGCGTACCCTGAGCACTCTGGGAAGGTCTTCTCCTCGCTCTAACCCCCCCATGCATCTG ctgtatCCATCAGTGGAAGATGTGAGGACAAGTTTAGAAGGTTACCCAG ccgCTGGAAGGCCAGTAGCACTGGGAGGAGTCAGGCTATGCCGCATATCAAGACGTACATGCGGGCGTCTCCAGAtttctctcagctggcctggttCCTGGTCACCAG TGCTAATCTGTCCAAGGCAGCATGGGGCGCTCTGGAGAAGAACCAGACTCAACTGA
- the tdp1 gene encoding tyrosyl-DNA phosphodiesterase 1 isoform X3, with protein MSQDSQHGRWTISSSDDDGDDHLPPSGIKSEDSPGPPPVAPAPAPAPAPAPAPVKPEPESQQARNETRGRPGGKRRKDAEDSAGWTLSDSEDDDGGVKSVRNPPNTAPAGPKAKTAKAEKERPPSPHGRLYYLDEPQDFFESRLPSLNHTYRFYLNKVTGLERRYNRGALHIRDILSPFFGTLKESVQFNYCFDISWMVEQYPPEFRDRPVLIVHGDKREAKARLVQQAQPFPHVRLCQAPLDIAFGTHHTKMMLLWYEEGFRVIILTSNLIRADWYQKTQGMWMSPLFPRLPEGCSASAGESPTFFKRDLLEYLSSYRAPDLQAWIQRVSDHDLSEARVFLVASTPGRYVGADMERWGHLRLRKLLSQHTDPVPGDEEWPVIGQFSSIGSMGLDKSKWLEGEFQRTLSTLGRSSPRSNPPMHLLYPSVEDVRTSLEGYPAGGSLPYSIQTAQKQLWLHQYFHRWKASSTGRSQAMPHIKTYMRASPDFSQLAWFLVTRT; from the exons ATGTCTCAGGACAGCCAACATGGCAGGTGGACCATCTCCAGcagtgatgatgatggagacgatcatcttcctccttctgGGATAAAGAGTGAGGACTCCCCTGGTCCGCCTCCGGTggccccggctccggctccggctccggctccggctccggccccgGTGAAACCAGAACCGGAGTCCCAGCAGGCAAGGAATGAGACGAGAGGTCGTCCAGGGGGGAAGAGAAGGAAGGACGCTGAAGACAGCGCGGGCTGGACGCTGTCAGACAGCGAGGATGATGACGGGGGGGTGAAGAGTGTCAGGAACCCCCCAAACACGGCTCCTGCTGGCCCCAAAGCAAAGACGGCGAAGGCAGAGAAGGAGCGGCCCCCCAGTCCCCACGGCCGGCTCTACTACCTGGACGAGCCCCAGGACTTCTTCGAGTCGCGCCTCCCCAGTCTGAACCACACCTACCGCTTCTACCTGAACAAGGTGACCGGGCTGGAGCGCCGCTACAACCGCGGAGCGCTGCACATCAGAG ACATCCTGTCTCCATTTTTCGGGACCCTGAAAGAATCTGTCCAG TTCAACTACTGCTTTGACATTTCCTGGATGGTTGAGCAGTACCCTCCAGAGTTCAG AGATCGTCCCGTCCTGATCGTCCATGGAGACAAGAGGGAGGCCAAAGCCCGTCTGGTCCAGCAGGCTCAGCCTTTCCCACATGTTCGCCTCTGCCAG GCGCCGCTGGACATCGCGTTCGGAACTCACCACAC GAAGATGATGCTGCTGTGGTACGAGGAAGGCTTCAGAGTCATCATCCTCACTTCTAACCTGATCCGAGCAGACTGGTACCAGAAGACTCAGGG GATGTGGATGAGCCCGCTGTTTCCACGGTTACCGGAGGGATGCAGTGCCTCTGCAGGCGAGTCGCCCACCTTCTTTAAGAGGGACCTGCTGGAGTACCTGTCCTCGTACCGAGCGCCAGACCTGCAGGCCTGGATCCAGAGGGTCTCAGACCACGACCTGTCTGAGGCCAG GGTGTTTTTAGTGGCGTCCACCCCTGGGAGGTACGTGGGGGCCGACATGGAGCGCTGGGGCCACCTGAGGCTGCGGAAG CTGCTGTCCCAGCACACTGACCCTGTTCCCGGGGACGAGGAGTGGCCTGTGATTGGCCAGTTTTCCAGCATTGGCTCCATGGGCCTGGATAAGAGCAAATGGCTAGAGGGGGAGTTTCAGCGTACCCTGAGCACTCTGGGAAGGTCTTCTCCTCGCTCTAACCCCCCCATGCATCTG ctgtatCCATCAGTGGAAGATGTGAGGACAAGTTTAGAAGGTTACCCAG CCGGAGGCTCTCTCCCCTACAGCATCCAGACGGCCCAGAAACAGCTCTGGCTGCACCAGTACTTCCA ccgCTGGAAGGCCAGTAGCACTGGGAGGAGTCAGGCTATGCCGCATATCAAGACGTACATGCGGGCGTCTCCAGAtttctctcagctggcctggttCCTGGTCACCAG AACATGA